A portion of the Nerophis lumbriciformis linkage group LG37, RoL_Nlum_v2.1, whole genome shotgun sequence genome contains these proteins:
- the rida gene encoding 2-iminobutanoate/2-iminopropanoate deaminase isoform X2, whose protein sequence is MATICRQITYTNKAPVRQGIYSQAVLVDRTLYISGQLGMDVASGQLVDGGVQAQAKQALVNMGEILKASGCDYTNVVRTTVLLADINDFNAVNEVYKTFFSSNFPARAAYQVAALPRGGLVEIEAVAVLGPLSDS, encoded by the exons ATGGCAACGATTTGTCGGCAGATTACGTACACAAACAAAGCGCCAGTCAGGCAAGGAATATACAG CCAGGCGGTGCTTGTGGACAGAACCTTGTACATTTCCGGTCAGCTGGGGATGGACGTGGCTTCTGGTCAGCTGGTCGATGGAGGGGTGCAGGCTCAGGCCAAACAG GCTTTGGTCAATATGGGGGAGATCCTAAAAGCGTCTGGCTGCGACTACACTAATG TGGTGAGGACGACAGTGCTGCTTGCAGACATCAACGACTTTAATGCTGTCAATGAAGTGTACAAGACAT TTTTCAGCAGTAACTTCCCTGCCAGAGCCGCTTACCAAGTGGCTGCGCTCCCTCGA GGCGGTCTGGTGGAAATCGAAGCGGTGGCGGTCCTTGGTCCTCTCTCCGATTCCTGA
- the rida gene encoding 2-iminobutanoate/2-iminopropanoate deaminase isoform X1 produces MSTLIRKIITTALAPAAIGPYSQAVLVDRTLYISGQLGMDVASGQLVDGGVQAQAKQALVNMGEILKASGCDYTNVVRTTVLLADINDFNAVNEVYKTFFSSNFPARAAYQVAALPRGGLVEIEAVAVLGPLSDS; encoded by the exons ATGTCTACTCTCATCAGGAAGATTATTACCACCGCATTGGCACCTGCAGCTATCGGTCCGTATAG CCAGGCGGTGCTTGTGGACAGAACCTTGTACATTTCCGGTCAGCTGGGGATGGACGTGGCTTCTGGTCAGCTGGTCGATGGAGGGGTGCAGGCTCAGGCCAAACAG GCTTTGGTCAATATGGGGGAGATCCTAAAAGCGTCTGGCTGCGACTACACTAATG TGGTGAGGACGACAGTGCTGCTTGCAGACATCAACGACTTTAATGCTGTCAATGAAGTGTACAAGACAT TTTTCAGCAGTAACTTCCCTGCCAGAGCCGCTTACCAAGTGGCTGCGCTCCCTCGA GGCGGTCTGGTGGAAATCGAAGCGGTGGCGGTCCTTGGTCCTCTCTCCGATTCCTGA
- the LOC140677609 gene encoding uncharacterized protein, translating into MGCSTSSQTSAVDSTRPGTKPEESNGTSTIGAANGNIAEDSETIPDQTPADASKPKPEGEDAANETIATAPPAGAQEELQLTDVEAPPVDVPEVASPIELADAAPEDSQVEAAALSEHTEEAPSTSE; encoded by the exons ATGGGATGCTCAACAAGTTCCCAAACTTCTGCAGTGGACTCGACCAGACCTGGAACTAAACCAGAGGAGAGCAACGGAACCAGCACTATAG GGGCAGCCAATGGCAACATAGCTGAGGACAGTGAAACTATTCCGGACCAAACGCCTGCAGACGCCTCCAAACCCAAGCCTGAGGGCGAAGACGCTGCGAATGAGACGATTGCAACAGCGCCGCCAGCAGGTGCACAGGAGGAACTACAGCTGACGGATGTTGAAGCCCCACCTGTAGATGTTCCTGAGGTGGCGAGCCCTATCGAGCTGGCAGATGCAGCTCCAGAAGACA GTCAGGTAGAAGCTGCAGCTTTATCAGAACACACAGAGGAGGCACCAT CTACAAGTGAATGA